The stretch of DNA AAATTagtacttctttttttaaactgtggCTGACACCTATGTGATACCCTTTGTGACAAACAGCACTCCCTCCCtctttgctttttgtctctGTAACCTAATAGGATTACACTAACTACAGTACTACCTACATACGCTATACTGGAAACTTACTTTGGTGCAACAAATCCAAGTGTTGAATCTTTCAGTTTACTAGTGCAAAGATGTTTTGATAGAAAGAGTGAgaagtgttttgaaaaaaaagttaagtatTCTTAATGAAAAGTCTCATAATAATGAAGTATActcattttcactgaaatttaattgtaattttcatgttttggaTGAGATGGGTGCAGAGCCTTTTTTCTCTAAACCTGTATCTACACGAGAAGGtgtttattttgtgtattttttttctctcctctatTCTACCAGTAGAGGTATGTGGTTCCAGGAATAGCATCTAGTGTCTTGTGACTCAAGACAAGGCAAGTTAACTAAAAGGACTCAAAATCCAGCCTGCATTGATTTTGCTGTCAAATAGTTGTGTACTAACCTATGTAAAATGAACTCGTGCTCTTAGTCCTTTCTCTAGCATATGTTCATATGCCACAGCAGCTGGCCTTTCTTGGAATTTCGGTTTCATGAAACATGCCAGAGCTGGCGTTGTAGAcatatctttttaaagagaagaaatactgatgTTAGGTAGATGTGGAAAGAGTCCTTTTCATACTATTCTATTAGTTGTACTACACACACATTCTAGTGGAAAGAAACATCAATGatgaagtgtttgtttttgaaagaattaCTTACGATACTAAAACAACTCATTATTATAACCTTTTACTAAAGTGAATTTGTCTGGTCAGCTGAGTCTATAGCATTGTAAATGCACATGGCATTTCCATTGAACGGACATAACACTCATTCTAACTGCTGCAAAATGAAACTACTTACCGCTTCACAGCTCTTGATATAAAGCCATCACTAGAATTCAGAGTTGGATCTCGAGGATTTAAATGAAGGCTACATTGGACTTCTCTGGAGGTTACAACATCGATTATCACTAAGCAAAACCAGAACAtaagtatttcaaaataaacatttttacaaaaaatgaagacttccctttctttctgatACTTCAAGAAAGGTAAGACTGGCCAGTGGGTAGGGGTCTTGCAGCAATGCTCTTGTAcaaggcttatttttttttcctaatatgctAACAGTCAGTAATAAaggttaatttatttatttttttaattaactgcaGGCCAAGACAGATACTGGACTTGTGTATTTgcatttactttgttttgttctgagtACAGAGCCTTCTTAGTAAGCAATTTATACAGAAGTGCTACCTCGTGCTTTTCATGGGGTTGCACGCCATTAAGTGTTGCCCTTAGAAAGTATTTATAACTGAGAAGCATAGCGCAAGAGCCTCCATAAAACCAACCTAATAAAAAGGCCAATAACAATTATTTCACACATACCACAGGCTAAATTCTCTTTCATaggatgaaggaagaagacagaaaagctgGTGTTCTTGTGTGGTGCCACTTCAAAATAAAGCAGTTCTGAatcatctaaaaataaaattactaatTAGAGGTATCCCCCCAATGAGCCTGGACTCTTTTTGGCTGAATCACAtgccagaattttaaaaatagtgatACAATACAATCTAATCATTCATTACTTTAGCAACATGATTTACCCTTCTGGAAGTGTCAGGCCTCggagaagtttttgtttgtttgtgttttgttttgtttttaatattcaacAGAGTATAATATGAGAATTAAGCATTTTTGATCACTTAAAACACTCTGCAAGTAAGACAGCTTTGGCAAGGAAGCAGTAAATCTATTAACACCCAGTCTAGAGCTAGTTTCTCTCTCATATTCTGTCATTACTTCCAATCACACAATTTACCTTCGTTTGTATGCTTCTCAGAGACACAGCTGCTAATAAGGCTGTTGTATGCCATTTGATGTCGAAGAATCTCTATTACATCAGGCACGCACTTTGGGTGGGTAAATGGGATTTTACTGACCAAGGCTCCTGCCAAGTCTGATTTTGCTGAGCCTGTGTTTATGAAGTAACAGTGCTTTGGGCTATCTGGAAGAGACTGAACAACAGATATGGTGATACTTGAAGCACTGGAAGTGAGAAAATAACAAGAATTAAGGCCCAATGTTATCAGGTGATTCCACAATCTCACAGCAAAAACAGTTGGGAAGGCACACTTCTAGCAAGTCCACCACGTGTCTGTATTTCAATACAAGTATAATCTATAGATAGTAGCTAAATGAGATCCATTTCACTCGCAAATGCATCCAGATTAGGGAAATATGCCTTGAGCTACAAGCCAAGTACTCAGGAATTCAAGTCCAATTCTTCCAACAACTCTTAAGAGCCTTGTGGACTGTAGAAACAGTAACAACCAAGATCTTTTCCTCACAGGAGAATGCCATAGTAATGCTATTTGATTGTTGTACAAATAGGATAGTTTTGCTCTTCAGGGCATCATCTGTTGGTCCttcctccagcactgctgctttctttagAGAAGCATGTTTGGCTAGAATATCTCCGGATGATTCAGttgaagaggaggagaaagtaagaaaaatctGCCACCTGTCTGTGTTGACAGTGATTTTATGATAAAATTGGAAGTGCAATATTCCGTTATCTACTTTAGGATACCAAAAGGGAACTATCACCTTAAGAACAGGGCAGGGCAGTTAATTAGCCAGGTCTATATTAAGAAAAGCTAGAGAAGAGAATAGCTTTTCCCTGTGTGTCTACAGAACAGAAGgattttctctgtgtttctttcAAGGTTAGATTTCTATTCAGTAACACTtctagaaataaaatctttaactcagagaaaaaaaagtctctcaTCAAGTATTAGTATTTTAGAGAACTACTGAAGTTATAGAGCTTTTCATGTTTCactaatagaaataaaaatatcttcctaTCTTACAGGTACTTCCTGCTACTTTTACTCaaagaaatcaatatttttgGTGTTATTCAATCAAGAAGCCTGTTTTTGTTAAAGCAGTAATAGACATGTGGCGTGATAAACATCTTCAAAAGTCTAAGTAAGTACCTTCTTAGGATTTCTCGCACCAagtttacttctttttaaggaTAAAAGTTTTTAACAATACATAGAAGAGTAAATATCCTGAGTTACACATAGATACATCACTATGACTGCAACAGCTATGAGTATTGTGTCTCGTTAATGAATATGAGAAGTTTATTTACTTTAAagaatttaatattatttcctAAATAATTGAACTATTTCCTAAAGAGTATTTAAATGCCCTTTGGTATTACGAGAAAGATTGTTTGTTGatagaaaaatgtttcaggATATTCATTCAAGAAGGGTTGTGTCTTTCAAACAGTCTACTCACCACAAAGAAACGGGATTTGTGTGTAAACAAGTCTTCGCTGCCTTTTTCCTTAAGGGTAGACTGAACAATCAACTCGTATAGAGGAGCTAGTTTCAAGCCAGTAATCTGAATTCCTGAAAGCATATAACTTTTATTAGCTTTTAGATTATGTCTGGGCACGAAAGctagtatttaaaaacaaaagttttgaaaatgcaCAGACATAAGTAAGATGAAAACATTAACCTCCCATCTTATTTCCTCTTTTGCTGATAGCAATCAGTAACTATGAGACATTTTAGAAAGTGCTCACAAGTTTGCCTCAGCTGCTAAAATGTTACACGTGGGTTGACAAAAGACTTCCTAACCTATCATCCAGTTTTTACTCTCTATTTCCATATGCTAACGTAGTAAGGAAGTAATGAGCAGTCACAGAAGCACTTTTAGTCATAAAGATAATTGTAACATGCCTGTGAGTCTCTGTATCTCTTCAATGCTGGATGAGGACATAGGAAAAGGCTGGTGAAACTTCAACAAAAAATAAGCAGACAAATCCATGCTGAGTTCATCAGTCAGTGGCAAAAAAGCAGGGTTgctggaggggaaagaaaaaaaaaaaaggttgttacAAAAATTGATATAACAAGGACACAGCGCAAGGCCACAATCAGGTCTCTAGTGGTTTCCTATGAtccatattttttctgcttcGAGAAAAGTTTGACTTTTTAAGTGCAAGTACAACCGTTGTGTTTTAAAGCAAGCTTAATGTGAAGATTGGCAGAAAGGAAGAGTGAGCCATGGGAAACTGAGGAACAGTGCACAGGAATGTTTGCTCTAAATCAGTCTATAGTGATTTATTTCGGAGAATGACTTCAgacttttcctgcaggcttGTACTGAAGCAGCGAGAGATGAGGTGTCAGCATCCGTGATGGGATGACAAACTACTTTATATGGTTTAGGTATAATATCCCTCGATACATGCTTCATTTATTCTGAAACTGTGTGGGAGTTGCTTGTTGAATACTAGGAGGTTAAGTAATACTATCCCAATGGCTCCTTCTGGCTTCAAATCTATGAACAAATCCATAACTCTATGTAGCTGACACAGTTAAATATGAACACAACAATTTTCAAGTCCACTTGGGAAAACAGTAAAAGCCACAGGTTATACATGGTATAGCTATGGGGGATAATGCTGTCAATAAAACAGAGTTTCCTGGGCTTAACAGTGAGCTGTATATCCATTCTATTagcagagaatcacagaatcacagaatttctaggttggaagagacctcaagatcatcgagtccaacctctaacctaacactaacagtccccactaaaccatatccctaagctctacatctaaacgtcttttgaagacttccagggatggtgactccaccacctccctgggcagcccgttccagtgcctaacaaccctttcagtaaagaaattcttcctaacatctaacctaaaactcccctggcgcaacttaagcccattccccctcgtcctgtcaccaggcacgtgggagaacaggccaacccccacctcgctacagcctcctttaaggtatctgtagagagcaataaggtcgcccctgagcctcctcttctccaggctgaacaagcccagctccttcagccgctcctcgtaggacttgttctccaggcccctcaccagcttcatcgcccttctctggacccgctcaagcacctcgatgtccttcttatagcgaggggcccaaaactgaacacagcactcaaggtgcggcctcaccagagccgagtacagggggacgatcacctccctagccctgctggtcacactgtttttgatacaagccaggatgccgttggccttcttggccacctgagcacactgctggctcatattcagccgactgtccaccatcactcccaggtccttctctgcctggcagctctccaaccactcatctcccagcctgtagctctgcttggggttattgcgccccaggtgcaggacccggcacttggccttgttgaacttcatgcagttgacctcagcccatcggtgcagcctatccagatcctcctgcagagccttcctaccctcgagcagatcgacacacgcacctaacagAGACTAAATGTAAGTTATGCTGGGGTTAGTGCCAACAATCTGTAAATCCATTTCCATATTCAGAAGTATCCAGAACCTCACCCATCTTCTCCAGGTTGAGAATCTAGCAGTGGAGAAAGAGGAAGTTTGTGAAGCATATCCGTGCCCTCAACAGTTACATCTATTTTTGCTCCACATACCTGGGAACCTGGAGGAGAAAGGCAATtgcattattttcctcctgGTGTTGTAGATTAATGCATATGAAACACACATTGGTAAGGTCTTGTAAAGGTCAGGTCCAACTAACTGCCACAATACCTGGGCAGCAAGGAGAAGCTTGCACAAACCACACCTAAATGGCCAAATTTGCCCAGTGGTGGGCGCAGCAATAGCTGGGGCATGCCATGGAACAGATCAACTAACCAGcactgttttgtgtgtgtgcgctGGCTAGGTGGTTATTTTGTTTGATACTGCTCTCACTTCAGTTTGTGTCAACAGGAAAGCAGTTTGCTGATGGACATTATAACTGTGCTGAAATGCCACACATAAATCATTCTGCTAAGCTAAAATTTGAAATCAAACTTGttccacttccaaaaaaaaaaaaaaaatgacaacaaaacaaacaaaaacaacattctaGTTCTGCAATGAAACTCCAATATAAAGCATGGTTTTACTAAAATTTCTGACTCATTTAGTTATTTCTAGTTTTCTAGCTTTACCAGGATTGAGCTCTGCTTCCAGAATTTGATACGGAGAAATGTAAAATTCAATGTTCGTAGGAGTtcctgaagaattaaaaaaaaaaaaaaaaaagttactacaAAAATCAATAGAGGAAATCTGTTAGGTATCTTGatgtaaagaggaaaaaaaagaaaaatgcaggatGGGCAGAAGGGGATGCCTTGTAAGAGTGTATCTCTAACTATAGCATATGTTCAAATCACAGCATTTTACAGCTAAACCCTCAGCATATGAAGTCATCAGACATCTTTCAAAAGATTAGATTGTTTCTGTCTTGCACAATAACCTATTGTtcagtcttaaaaaaatattagctGAACTGCTAGCTTTCAGCAACAGGCCTAAAATACAAGGGGAAGCCATAATACTTGCATAAGGGACCTTCACATCAAGCTGTGCAATGGCATAGTAGTAGCATGTATTAGAAGTACTTTTATGAACTATAATACATCAACAATCAAAGCTCACTATTGATGGGATAGATAAGacaaaaaaatcagctgaatGTATTTGACTTTTAGGCAACATCAGGGCTGCCATCTCATGGTTACTCCCAAAATGTGGTTTCCCACATAACCTCAGAGTATTGCTGGCTTTGTTTTGCAGGTTTCTGCAACTCAGTGTTGCAGTAGCTGATAAGCCACCTGGCTGCTTTGTATTTCCTCCTTGTGTATGTCTGTACAGTATCAGAGACTACAGACACAGCAAATCCATGCAGCACACATATAATAGAGGATATTTTCTATAACCAAGGATCAATacagtttttattatttgaagaaaaaaaagtcacctcCGGTTCTTGGCACCAGGTGTCCTACTTTTCCATGAAGTACTTCAGTAACTCTGTTTACATCCTGCGTTCTAGTGCAAAACACATCTTGATTAATGTTTCCTGAGTTGCAGTGCTAGCTAGGTTAACATAAGGGATGATTTACACCCTTAATCAAAGGGAGACGGTGCTTTCTTAGAAGTAGATCGTGTCTCCATTTGTTATGACAGCTTCCAAAACACTCGTGCATTAATCCTAGAACTTGGGCTTCCAGCTTTAACCCTGTATCTCAGCTATTTCTGACTGAAATTTGTTGTACTGTTTACCCAGAGTGAAGGATTACAGAAATATTGAAAAGGTTGAGCAAAGAGAGGAAACAACCTGGATAAACTAACTTAAATGGAGCCAATCTCTAGCTTCAAATATGATTGTACTGCTGAATACATAGACATACAATTATATATAGGTGTGTATTAAAGCCCAGCAGTGCATTAACTGATGTTATAGAAGGGACAAATCATCTATTTAACTCATAATATTTACTGAGACATGCATGATTAGCAAGGACAGTGCATTTGTTCATGGAGTTAGTATGCTTCATAAGGGAGCACCGTACAAAAAACAGGACAAGAATATGTTTCAAGTTACAGAAGGCCATGCTTGTTGAGAGTATTTTGTAGGCaacatatcagaaaaaaatctcttaaaacaataaaaaaaaaaatcaaggaaagcAGTGCTTTCAACTCTACTTTTCTGAAGGTAATGAAAATCACTGTAGAATTACTTCTAAAACTGCTGGTAATCTGTTCCCATTTATCTATAGACCTTCtccaagaaagaagaaatgaaaaaagaaagaatatagGTAAAGTTACCACACCCCCTGGTCCTGATTTAAAACTTGATTAGAAAATGAGATATCCAAAGAGCAGGACCCCTAAAGACATGTTTTACTTCTGCCAAAGGGCGATTTAAAATGACTGCTGACTTGAAGATGCACCGTGTGCTCCCAGTGGGTGGTCACATGCATACACACCCAAGCTGGGCGACCAACCAGTTTCACCACAAATCTACTAGATAAAGAACAGGAGCTCAGCAGATTATCTTGTTTGGCATGCCTGGAGCTGGCAAACTGCAGAAAGGCTTCTAGCTTTCCAGAGGAAGAAAACTCATTAGCTTTCCACATCATGCTCTACAACTAGATCAGCTGCCTTGCTTTTTAGTGAAGTGAAGGGGTGGGGGgtagaggggaagggaagatgaAGCAGTCTTTGAGTCACCTGTCTAGAAGAGACATTgaataaagatccttttcaaGGGACTGCAACGCAAGGTATCCCTTAGCCTTCATTTcactgggagagagagaagaaaaattactgGTTTTGTCACTAAACAAAAGCTAGACTATGGatttttaagttcttttttttttttttttttttttcaagtaaaaaCTAGTTGCAACCTGTTTCCTGGAatttgatacagatttgacagGTTTTCTAGAATCTTTCCAACAGCATCATAGTTCTTCATCCTACCAATAAAAAACAATTACTACTGTGCTACTTAATGAGGTGGATAATAAGTCTTTTATATTTAACTTGTTAGAAAAAGCACCATTTCAAACAGAGTGACATAGGCCCCCTCCTTATCAGATCTGGCATGTAGCAGTACTGCTTTTAAGTTTTCTTAGAAGATACCAGGAAATGTGAATCCTTGGCTCTGTTGCAAAAAGCAATGTAATTATAGCTGACACTGGTTTAATATGCATTACTGAAAGCAGTAAGTGTGCACAATACACAAATTTGACAGTTTGATATGTAGTTCGTCAACTGCAAGCACTGTCCCTGATGTTCCAATAAAGCTAGTCATCTAGTTACACTTCCCTAATAGTATGCACTCATACATTgtatttttcatcaaaatatCAACAACTTATCAACAACTGTATTAATACTACTCTTCGCAGCACCCTGTGAGAGAGGAAGATCTAAAATACAATTGACAGATaaatcaaggggaaaaaaaaaaaagagaggacccctcccccccccccaaaaaaaaaaaaatcaaaagagagATGCATAAGTTTGTTAAGGAATGGTTCAAACTGCTCAAATACCAGAATTCCTGCAGAATTCTGCCTAGCTGGTTAGATACTGCTGTGACAGCATGGGCTTACCCCTTCACTCATCTTCTTAAATGGATTCTGCGTGCTCTGCTGAGCTCCCCGGTGCTGCAGTCACACAGAGTGCTGTGCTCCAGTCATAGCTCTGCTTTCAGTACAGGTATGGCTGCAGTGCGGGTCAGCAGACAGACAAAATAAACCTGCCTGGACTTCCGCATTGGGACAAATTCCCTCCACACGTAAACCTAAGCAAGTCACTCTGCTTCACGCGTGACTCTTTCCAACTGGAAGAGTGGAGAagcaggggaaagggaaggaggcaggCATGTAGTTACAGGCACACGTACAGTGCCAGCTTGTGCATCAGGCATAGTTCCTCAGGAGTTTGTAGTTACTTTGAAGCTCCCATGAAAAATTATACATACAACAAAAGGCCTTAGGACCAACTGAAGTATTACACCAGCAGAAGTGATACTTGTACTACGTGCAATACCCTAATTAAAACAGGAAGGCAGGCAAGTGGTACCCATAGTACCAACAGTAGCTATCTACCACCACTCAGAGAAAAACTGCTGGTAGTTAACACTTATCAGAGTCTAAAACCTACAAAAATGCAAGTTAAACCTCTAAGACTTAGCTGTTTATACATATAAATCTAGTATAACTTCATTTAAGAGGACAGGACTGGAAAAAATGATTATGCATTACAGGCCCACATAAAAGAGATGAAATATGCAAGATCAATGAttattctttcctctttttatcttctctttCAGTTGTTGGAGTTGAACAAggcatttaaataataattcagtttcttaaatatgctcatTATAGTAAACCCTGATAAGATTGGCTGGGGAGCTTCTAATTGGACTCATATGGTGGAGGTCTGATTTGGAACTGCAACTGTTCAGACAGAGCAAGATGTggtaataataaaatcaaacatGTGGGAAGAAAAATAGGTCATGTATTATCACCTTGCTTTCACTGCTGTGACAGAAGCCTGCAGAATGTGTAGTTAAAACATTTGCATAAGGCCAACACAAAGGATATTTCATATTTGatggaaggagaagaggaaaagtacTATATGGTTTGAATTTGTAAATCTGCCAGTTCTGAGCTGCCATTATTAGTCCATTTCCAAAACTACGGGTCCAAGTAGTTGTGTAATTCTTGCAGTCAACAGAAATAACAATATTCAAAGTCTGTGTTCGACTGGCAGCTAGAGTCAATGTACTGGGAACTACTCTTTGCCCACTGCTGCTCATAGAAGCAAATGGAATTTAGCTGTCTTCAATGAAATGACCTAAGAAATAAGTGATGTCTGGAGTACcttttcaaaattatattttatccTTGAAGTTGCAAATTGGAAGCAGGTAATGATGATAACAATAACCACCAACCTTCCAGTGTGGAGCAACTTCTCACATAAAATCCAAAAATAAAGCGTCAGTTCACCTGTTGTTTTCTGGACTGTTATTGTTTCCCCATTCTTGCATTGTTTTTTTGCTTGAGTTGCTGCACTTAGATTACTTTGTCCTTGACCTTTCCACAGCAGTCAGATAAACAAGACTCAGAAATTCCTTTGCTTTCAACAAGAGATTTTGCACGTGATTTTTTACCTTAGATGCTCCACCAAGTCATCACAAATCTAGGGAAACAGGAGATAACAGTTTCATGTTTCTTACTATCATGTATAAAACATCTCTTAAGAACATTTCAGTAGTAATTATAGGATTAGctatt from Anas platyrhynchos isolate ZD024472 breed Pekin duck chromosome 2, IASCAAS_PekinDuck_T2T, whole genome shotgun sequence encodes:
- the LOC101798914 gene encoding mediator of RNA polymerase II transcription subunit 1 isoform X4, with the translated sequence MSAMTVTSINALMEQLYLKYQQKPWTETLKLVHFCMDKPLRCPVSNDPGSPLLLCMEKIQRTLNAKSLFSMMNRLESLSRQKGLNSHVSPSGTTCYITSDMFYIEVQLEKDGNVIDAKLAHLGEAPVICDDLVEHLRMKNYDAVGKILENLSNLYQIPGNSEMKAKGYLALQSLEKDLYSMSLLDRTQDVNRVTEVLHGKVGHLVPRTGGTPTNIEFYISPYQILEAELNPGSQVCGAKIDVTVEGTDMLHKLPLSPLLDSQPGEDGNPAFLPLTDELSMDLSAYFLLKFHQPFPMSSSSIEEIQRLTGIQITGLKLAPLYELIVQSTLKEKGSEDLFTHKSRFFVSLPDSPKHCYFINTGSAKSDLAGALVSKIPFTHPKCVPDVIEILRHQMAYNSLISSCVSEKHTNEVIIDVVTSREVQCSLHLNPRDPTLNSSDGFISRAVKRCMSVPVVMRAIFRNAAKVEADSKMQVDTKQKPEPACEQITDLNSLEESPSVAGHQDLVVTDKQSVPDSPKENLSTAKSEALGDNMEKSNPTVSMETLCRVEESTSTAITEAVMKDM
- the LOC101798914 gene encoding mediator of RNA polymerase II transcription subunit 1 isoform X2: MTVTSINALMEQLYLKYQQKPWTETLKLVHFCMDKPLRCPVSNDPGSPLLLCMEKIQRTLNAKSLFSMMNRLESLSRQKGLNSHVSPSGTTCYITSDMFYIEVQLEKDGNVIDAKLAHLGEAPVICDDLVEHLRMKNYDAVGKILENLSNLYQIPGNSEMKAKGYLALQSLEKDLYSMSLLDRTQDVNRVTEVLHGKVGHLVPRTGGTPTNIEFYISPYQILEAELNPGSQVCGAKIDVTVEGTDMLHKLPLSPLLDSQPGEDGNPAFLPLTDELSMDLSAYFLLKFHQPFPMSSSSIEEIQRLTGIQITGLKLAPLYELIVQSTLKEKGSEDLFTHKSRFFVSLPDSPKHCYFINTGSAKSDLAGALVSKIPFTHPKCVPDVIEILRHQMAYNSLISSCVSEKHTNEDDSELLYFEVAPHKNTSFSVFFLHPMKENLACVIIDVVTSREVQCSLHLNPRDPTLNSSDGFISRAVKRCMSVPVVMRAIFRNAAKVEADSKMQVDTKQKPEPACEQITDLNSLEESPSVAGHQDLVVTDKQSVPDSPKENLSTAKSEALGDNMEKSNPTVSMETLCRVEESTSTAITEAVMKDM
- the LOC101798914 gene encoding mediator of RNA polymerase II transcription subunit 1 isoform X3 codes for the protein MSAMTVTSINALMEQLYLKYQQKPWTETLKLVHFCMDKPLRCPVSNDPGSPLLLCMEKIQRTLNAKSLFSMMNRLESLSRQKGLNSHVSPSGTTCYITSDMFYIEVQLEKDGNVIDAKLAHLGEAPVICDDLVEHLSEMKAKGYLALQSLEKDLYSMSLLDRTQDVNRVTEVLHGKVGHLVPRTGGTPTNIEFYISPYQILEAELNPGSQVCGAKIDVTVEGTDMLHKLPLSPLLDSQPGEDGNPAFLPLTDELSMDLSAYFLLKFHQPFPMSSSSIEEIQRLTGIQITGLKLAPLYELIVQSTLKEKGSEDLFTHKSRFFVSLPDSPKHCYFINTGSAKSDLAGALVSKIPFTHPKCVPDVIEILRHQMAYNSLISSCVSEKHTNEDDSELLYFEVAPHKNTSFSVFFLHPMKENLACVIIDVVTSREVQCSLHLNPRDPTLNSSDGFISRAVKRCMSVPVVMRAIFRNAAKVEADSKMQVDTKQKPEPACEQITDLNSLEESPSVAGHQDLVVTDKQSVPDSPKENLSTAKSEALGDNMEKSNPTVSMETLCRVEESTSTAITEAVMKDM
- the LOC101798914 gene encoding mediator of RNA polymerase II transcription subunit 1 isoform X1, with the translated sequence MSAMTVTSINALMEQLYLKYQQKPWTETLKLVHFCMDKPLRCPVSNDPGSPLLLCMEKIQRTLNAKSLFSMMNRLESLSRQKGLNSHVSPSGTTCYITSDMFYIEVQLEKDGNVIDAKLAHLGEAPVICDDLVEHLRMKNYDAVGKILENLSNLYQIPGNSEMKAKGYLALQSLEKDLYSMSLLDRTQDVNRVTEVLHGKVGHLVPRTGGTPTNIEFYISPYQILEAELNPGSQVCGAKIDVTVEGTDMLHKLPLSPLLDSQPGEDGNPAFLPLTDELSMDLSAYFLLKFHQPFPMSSSSIEEIQRLTGIQITGLKLAPLYELIVQSTLKEKGSEDLFTHKSRFFVSLPDSPKHCYFINTGSAKSDLAGALVSKIPFTHPKCVPDVIEILRHQMAYNSLISSCVSEKHTNEDDSELLYFEVAPHKNTSFSVFFLHPMKENLACVIIDVVTSREVQCSLHLNPRDPTLNSSDGFISRAVKRCMSVPVVMRAIFRNAAKVEADSKMQVDTKQKPEPACEQITDLNSLEESPSVAGHQDLVVTDKQSVPDSPKENLSTAKSEALGDNMEKSNPTVSMETLCRVEESTSTAITEAVMKDM
- the LOC101798914 gene encoding mediator of RNA polymerase II transcription subunit 1 isoform X5, whose amino-acid sequence is MSAMTVTSINALMEQLYLKYQQKPWTETLKLVHFCMDKPLRCPVSNDPGSPLLLCMEKIQRTLNAKSLFSMMNRLESLSRQKGLNSHVSPSGTTCYITSDMFYIEVQLEKDGNVIDAKLAHLGEAPVICDDLVEHLRMKNYDAVGKILENLSNLYQIPGNSEMKAKGYLALQSLEKDLYSMSLLDRTQDVNRVTEVLHGKVGHLVPRTGGTPTNIEFYISPYQILEAELNPGSQVCGAKIDVTVEGTDMLHKLPLSPLLDSQPGEDGNPAFLPLTDELSMDLSAYFLLKFHQPFPMSSSSIEEIQRLTGIQITGLKLAPLYELIVQSTLKEKGSEDLFTHKSRFFVSLPDSPKHCYFINTGSAKSDLAGALVSKIPFTHPKCVPDVIEILRHQMAYNSLISSCVSEKHTNEDDSELLYFEVAPHKNTSFSVFFLHPMKENLACVIIDVVTSREVQCSLHLNPRDPTLNSSDGFISRAVKRYVYNASSGMFHETEIPRKASCCGI